TGGTCCTGACGCCCGGCGCGGGCGCGGACCGCGACCACCGCACGCTCGTCGCGCTCGAGGCCGCGCTGGCGCCGCTGCCGGTGCTGCGGCTGAACTTCGCGAACCGCGAGCGCGGCAGCCGCGCCCCCGAGCGGGCGGAGGCCGCGGTGCCGTACCTGCGCGAGCGCGCGGACGCGTGGGCCGACGAGCTGGGTGTCGACCCGGCGCGGCTCGTGCTCGGCGGGCGCTCGTTCGGCGGGCGCATGTCGTCGATGGCCGTGGCGCAGGGCCAGCCGGCCGCTGGGCTGCTCCTGCTCTCCTACCCGCTGCACCCGCCGGGCCGTCCCGACCGGCTGCGCGTCGAGCACCTGCCGGATGTCCGTGTGCCCGCGCTCGCGGTCAGCGGCGAGCGTGACCCGTTCGGCTCGCCCGACGAGCTGCGCGCGCACCTGGCGTCGCTCGCCGGCCCGTGGGAGCTGGTGACCGTGCCGGGCGACCACTCGCCGAAGGACCCGCCGGTCGTCGCGGCCGTCCTCGACTGGTTCGGCCGCCCGGTCGTCTGAGCTCGCCGACCCGGTCCGGGTTGTCGGCGCCTCGGGGTCCCGCGGACGGCGGTCAGGCCGCGAGGGCCCGCTGGAACGCGTCCAGCGCGCGCGCGTTGAAGAGCTCGAACCGCGCGTACGTGATCCCGTTCGGCGTCCCGTCAGGCCCGCGGTCCTGCGCCGTGCCGACCTTCCAGGCCCGCAGCGACCCGACGGCGATGCGCGCGACCTCGTCCACGTCCCACCCGTACGCTCCGGCGCTGATCGCGGGGAACGCGATGCTCCGCGCCCCGAGGTCGACCGCGACCTCCATGGACGTGAGGAAGCACGCCGCGAGCATCGCGGGGTCACGCTCGCCGGCGTGCCAGTTGGGCCCGACGGTGTGCACGACCCACCGCGCGCGCAGGTCGAACGCGTCGGTCGCGACGGCCTCCCCCACGGGCAGGCCGTCGGGGTAGCGCGTGGCGCGTACCTCGCGGCACGCCTCGAGCAGCTTCGGCCCGGCGGCGGCGTGGATCGCGCCGTCGACTCCTCCTCCGCCCAGGAGCGCGGAGTTCGCCGCGTTCACGACGACGTCCACGTCCAGCTCGGTGATGTCCC
The sequence above is a segment of the Cellulomonas palmilytica genome. Coding sequences within it:
- a CDS encoding alpha/beta hydrolase family protein, with protein sequence MADVRAFDPTTVAGVVLTPGAGADRDHRTLVALEAALAPLPVLRLNFANRERGSRAPERAEAAVPYLRERADAWADELGVDPARLVLGGRSFGGRMSSMAVAQGQPAAGLLLLSYPLHPPGRPDRLRVEHLPDVRVPALAVSGERDPFGSPDELRAHLASLAGPWELVTVPGDHSPKDPPVVAAVLDWFGRPVV
- a CDS encoding O-acetyl-ADP-ribose deacetylase — translated: MRIDAALGDITELDVDVVVNAANSALLGGGGVDGAIHAAAGPKLLEACREVRATRYPDGLPVGEAVATDAFDLRARWVVHTVGPNWHAGERDPAMLAACFLTSMEVAVDLGARSIAFPAISAGAYGWDVDEVARIAVGSLRAWKVGTAQDRGPDGTPNGITYARFELFNARALDAFQRALAA